A genomic region of Pseudomonas sp. RSB 5.4 contains the following coding sequences:
- a CDS encoding TetR/AcrR family transcriptional regulator, with product MRYSAGHKLETRKKLLNSSALSAKRSGFSTVGVDGLMKAIGLSGAAFYSHFSSKNELFTAIVERELCQSLERLGGQGAQDRERLERCLKQYLSMAHVEQPESGCALPTLGAEIARSDDQVREQAELWICRLQASWAQILESDSLAWAILSQCVGALVVARMLVTPDIQRTVLKSSHEEIGRQLAARQGEQPE from the coding sequence CTGTCAGCCAAGCGTTCGGGCTTTTCGACTGTCGGGGTCGATGGTTTGATGAAGGCTATCGGCCTCAGTGGTGCAGCGTTTTATAGCCACTTCTCGTCGAAAAACGAGCTGTTCACGGCGATCGTCGAGCGCGAACTGTGTCAGAGCCTGGAGCGACTGGGGGGGCAGGGGGCGCAGGATCGTGAGCGGCTGGAACGCTGTCTCAAGCAGTACCTGAGCATGGCTCATGTAGAGCAGCCAGAATCGGGCTGCGCCTTGCCGACGCTGGGCGCGGAAATTGCCCGTTCAGATGATCAGGTTCGTGAGCAGGCAGAGTTGTGGATTTGTCGGCTGCAAGCCAGTTGGGCACAGATTCTGGAGAGCGACAGCCTGGCATGGGCGATTCTGTCGCAATGTGTCGGGGCACTGGTGGTGGCGAGGATGCTGGTGACACCGGACATTCAACGGACGGTATTGAAGTCCAGCCATGAGGAGATCGGGCGTCAGCTGGCTGCTCGACAAGGCGAGCAGCCAGAATGA